A DNA window from Ctenopharyngodon idella isolate HZGC_01 chromosome 10, HZGC01, whole genome shotgun sequence contains the following coding sequences:
- the LOC127519934 gene encoding CD209 antigen-like protein E isoform X1, with product MSQPIYSNINTDGTREMERVKTNQTGSDSVKIRSSRAALVCLVLLCVLLLTAVIVLCVRIHTNSTNYTEETHQLLTTITNLTEERDQLITKINNHTEERVQLLTKITNLTEERDQLLNKDITLTNERDGLTKNNYQTKQRDQFNQERNELWKMLNEMDGFIYQSSFYYMSAEKKSWTDSRRHCTERGADLITINNREEQEFVKTISGNTGVWIGLTDSDVEGRWKWVDGSNMTSGLWMFGEPNGYGKENCVVLYPSGWYDYPCNDAFKCICVKNIFFKKRSN from the exons ATGTCTCAGCCTATTTATAgcaatataaacactgatggaACACGGGAGATGGAGAGGGTCAAGACAAACCAAACAG GAAGTGATAGTGTGAAGATCAGAAGCTCCAGAGCAGCTCTAGTGTGTTTGGTGCTGCTGTGTGTTCTTCTGCTGACTGCAGTCATAGTGCTGTGTGTCCGCATCCATACAAACAGCACAAACTACACAGAAGAGACACACCAGTTACTAACTACAATTACCAACCTGACAGAGGAGAGAGACCAGCTAATAACCAAGATCAACAACCACACAGAAGAAAGAGTCCAGCTACTAACCAAGATTACTAACCTGACAGAAGAGAGAGACCAACTACTAAACAAGGACATAACCTTGACAAATGAAAGGGATGGATTAACCAAAAACAATTACCAGACTAAACAAAGAGACCAGTTCAATCAGGAGAGAAACGAACTGTGGAAGATGCTCAATGAAATGG ATGGATTTATTTATCAGTCCAGTTTTTACTATATGTCTGCTGAAAAGAAGAGCTGGACTGATAGCAGAAGACACTGTACAGAGAGAGGAGCAGATCTGATCACCATAAACAACAGAGAGGAACAA GAGTTTGTTAAAACGATTTCTGGTAACACTGGAGTCTGGATTGGTCTGACTGACAGTGATGTGGAGGGCAGATGGAAATGGGTTGATGGCTCCAACATGACCTCTGG GTTGTGGATGTTTGGAGAACCAAATGGATATGGAAAAGAGAACTGTGTTGTGTTATATCCATCAGGGTGGTATGATTATCCATGTAATGATGCTTTTAAATGTATCtgtgtgaaaaatattttttttaaaaaaaggagcaattaa
- the LOC127519934 gene encoding C-type lectin domain family 4 member M-like isoform X2 yields the protein MSQPIYSNINTDGTREMERVKTNQTGSDSVKIRSSRAALVCLVLLCVLLLTAVIVLCVRIHTNSTNYTEETHQLLTTITNLTEERDQLITKINNHTEERVQLLTKITNLTEERDQLLNKDITLTNERDGLTKNNYQTKQRDQFNQERNELWKMLNEMDGFIYQSSFYYMSAEKKSWTDSRRHCTERGADLITINNREEQEFVKTISGNTGVWIGLTDSDVEGRWKWVDGSNMTSGKQH from the exons ATGTCTCAGCCTATTTATAgcaatataaacactgatggaACACGGGAGATGGAGAGGGTCAAGACAAACCAAACAG GAAGTGATAGTGTGAAGATCAGAAGCTCCAGAGCAGCTCTAGTGTGTTTGGTGCTGCTGTGTGTTCTTCTGCTGACTGCAGTCATAGTGCTGTGTGTCCGCATCCATACAAACAGCACAAACTACACAGAAGAGACACACCAGTTACTAACTACAATTACCAACCTGACAGAGGAGAGAGACCAGCTAATAACCAAGATCAACAACCACACAGAAGAAAGAGTCCAGCTACTAACCAAGATTACTAACCTGACAGAAGAGAGAGACCAACTACTAAACAAGGACATAACCTTGACAAATGAAAGGGATGGATTAACCAAAAACAATTACCAGACTAAACAAAGAGACCAGTTCAATCAGGAGAGAAACGAACTGTGGAAGATGCTCAATGAAATGG ATGGATTTATTTATCAGTCCAGTTTTTACTATATGTCTGCTGAAAAGAAGAGCTGGACTGATAGCAGAAGACACTGTACAGAGAGAGGAGCAGATCTGATCACCATAAACAACAGAGAGGAACAA GAGTTTGTTAAAACGATTTCTGGTAACACTGGAGTCTGGATTGGTCTGACTGACAGTGATGTGGAGGGCAGATGGAAATGGGTTGATGGCTCCAACATGACCTCTGG AAAGCAGCACTGA